The Polyangium aurulentum genomic interval CGGGCTCCTGCCCGTGCCGTCCGTCGCCCAGGTCCAGCCGTGGTAGGGACAAACCAGCCGCCCCGCCTCCACCCGCCCTTCGCTGAGCCGCATCCCGCGGTGCGGACAGGCGTCCGCGAGCGCGCCGATCTTGCCATCGAGGGCCCGGAACAGCACGATCTCCCGGCCGAGCAGTTGCCGCGCCACGGGCTTTTTGCCGAGCTCGTCTGCGAGCAGCACCGGATGCCAATGATCGAGCTCGGCCATCACGATCTCCCTTCCTTTGCGACGAACCCGGCGATGCGCTCCGCCTCGATGGCGATGTCGTGGATCTGCCCGGTGAGCGGATTGCGAAACCCGATGAAGTAGAGGCCAGGCGCATCCGGTACAGGCGCGCCGAAATGGCGCGGATAGCCTCGCTCGTCGAGCCACCCCTCCGCGCCCTCGAGGACGTCGGCGATGCCGGTCCGGTAGCCCGTCGCGAGCACGACGAGGTCGAAGGGCCGGCGCGCGCCGTCGACGAACGTGACCTCGCGCGCGCCGAACGACTGGACCTCCTTCGCGACCTCGATGTGCCCTTGCTTGACGAGCTCGACCGTCCCGACGTCGATGAGCGGGATCCGCCTCTGGAAGACGACCTGCGAGATGGGACCGAGCTCGGGCCTCACGAAGCCATGGCGCGACAGATCGCCCACCACCCGGTCGAGCACGAAGAGCGAGATCTTGTCGGCGAGCGCGGGCGGCATCTTCGAGAAGAGAAAGAGCGAGGTGACCTGCGAGGGAATGCCGTTCATGTCGCGCGGCACGACGTGCACGGGCCCGCGCACCGATATCGTCGGCCTGGCGCCGTGCTCCCAGAGATCGAGCGCGATCTCGGCCCCCGAATTTCCGGTGCCCACGACGAGCGCGCGTTTGCCTTGGAATGCAGCGCCATTCTTGTAAGCCGAGCTGTGCACGAGCGTGCCCTCGAAGGCCCCCTGCCCGGGCCACGACGGAACGTACGGCACGCGATTCAGGCCCGTCGCCACCACGAGAGAGCGCGCCCGGTACTCCTTTTCCGCCGTGCGCACCAGAAACCCGTCGCCCTCGCGCCGCGCCGAGCGCACGTCCTCTCCGAACCGCGGCACGAGGCCGAAGCGCTGCGCGTACGCCTCGAGATACGCAACGAATTCGGCGCGCGACGGATAGGTCGGCGTGCCCTCGGGCCAGGGCATCCTCGGCAGCGACGAGAATTGCTTGACGGTGTGGAGGTGCAGCCTGTCGTAATGCCTGCGCCACGCGGGCCCCACGGCCGCTTCCCGCTCGAGCATCACGAACGGCACCCCGCGCGCGCGCAAGCACGCGCCCACGGAAAGCCCCGACGGACCGGCGCCGACGATGACGACCTCGCTCTCCTCGCGCATGGCGACCGATCCTAGGCCAAGTCGACGCGCCCCGCACGCCTATCCATGCGCCACGGCCGAGACGACCCGCCCGATCGCCGCCGCGAAGGTCTCCTCGGGCGGCAAGAGGCTCACGACGAGGGCGCCCTCCCGGTCCATGTCGAAGAAATATCCCGGATGCACGATGACGCCGTGATCACGGACGAGGATCTCCACCCATTCGTCCTCGGATCGCGTCCTCGGCACCTCGAGGATCGCGCACCAGCCGCCGTCCGAGGGCAAACGACGCACGGCCGCCTCCTCGCCCGCCCGAGCGATGGCGCGATCGAGGGCCGCGAGGTTCGCCGCCGTGCGCGCCCTCGCCGCGGCCTGAATGGAATGACGCCGGGCCAGGATCTCCGGCAACGCGAGCTGCACGGGTGTCGCGACCGAAAGATAGGTGTCGGCCAGAAACTCGAGCCTCCCGAGCGCCTCCGCAACGAGGTCGTCCGGCCCGCACGCCAGGGTCCAGCCGAGCTTGAGCTGCGGCAAGAGCAAGCTCTTCGAGAGCCCGCCGAGCACGAACGTGAGCGCCTCGCGCTCACCGGCGAAGCTCGACAGCCTGTCAGGCGGCAGCGCGCCGTGGGGGAACTCCGCGAAGACTTCGTCGACGATGAGCGCCATCCCGCGCGCCGCCGCGATGGCCTCGAGCGCCTGCGACTCGGCGCGCCGGACGAAAGTGCCGGTGGGGTTGTTCGGGTGCACGAGCACGATGGCCCGCGCGCGGCCTTCTGCCTCGTCCGCCGCGCGCTCGACGGCGCCGAGATCGATGCGCCACCCCTCCTCCGCGACGAGAGGATAGGGCACGAGCTCCACGTCCTCGAGCCGGGCGAGGAAATCGAAGAGCGGATACGAGGGGGAGGGAACGAGCACGCGATCGCCGCGCTCGCAGAGGAGCTTGAATAGCCAGCCATACGCCTCGCTGGTGCTGGCGCTGAGCACGACGCGATCGGCGCAGGCCATGAGGCCTCGCTCGCGAAAGGCCGCCGCGACGGCCTCGCGCGCGGCTGGGTGGCCGAGGGGAAGCGGCGCATAGGAGGCGCCGCGGGCGTGGCCGAGCAGGGAGACGAGCGGCGCCGTGTCCGCGATGTGGCAGCGGGTCGGGTTCGACTCGGTCAGGTCCACGAGGTCGCGCCCCTGGGCGCGCGCCACGGCGATGAGGGCGGAGAGCGGGTTCTCGGTGCGATCCCAGGCGGTGCGGCGAGTGAACGGGGGGCGAGCCATGGCGGCACGGAGCCTGGCGCCCCGGCGCGCCTGAGGCAAGAGCGCGCGGAACAACTTTGTCTGATCATGACTTGTCAAGTCATGACTTGACGAGTGTAGACTTGACGAGTTGAAGCTTGACGAGTCGAGGTTGGATGGGTATCCACGGGACACGTGAGCCCCGAGCCTTCCCCTGATTTCGTCGGTCGCGACGCGGAGCTCGCCATGCTGGAGGCGGAGCACACGGCAGAGAGGTCGTCGTTCGTCCCGATCTACGGCCGGCGGCGCGTGGGGAAGAGCGAGCTCATCCTGCGCTTCCTCAAGGGGCGGCCTGGTATCTATTTCCTCGGCAAGCAGGCCCAGGCCGGCTTGCAGATACGGGAATTCCTCGAGGAGGCAGCGGTGGTCCTCGGCGAGCCGCTGCTCGCCACCTTCCCCGCCGAGAGCTGGAAAGCCGCGCTCGAGGCGGTGGTCTCACGCTGGTCCGGGCCGGGAAAGCTCGTCCTGTGCCTCGACGAGTTTCAATGGACCGTCGAGAGGAGCCCCGAGCTGCCGAGCGTGCTTCAAGAGCTCTGGGACCTCAAATGGCGAACCTCGCGCCGCGTCATGCTGATCCTCTGCGGATCCTACGTCGGCTTCATGGAACGCGAGGTCCGCGGCAAGAAGAGCCCGCTCTTCGGCCGGCGAACCGCCCAGATCCTCCTCCGGCCCTTCGGCTATCGCGAGGCCGCCCTCTTTCACCCCGGCTACTCGATCATCGACCGCGCGCGGGCCTACTTCGTCTGTGGCGGGATTCCCCTCTATCTCCGGTGCTTCTCGCCGCGCCGCTCGATCGAAGCGAACGTGGCGGCCGCGCTGCTCACGGAGTTCGCCCCGCTGCACCGCGAGCCCGATTTCTTGTTGCGCGAGGAGCTGCGCGAGGTCGAGAGCTACTACGCCATCCTGCTCGCCATGGCGTCCGGCGCGCGTACGAGCCGCGCGATCGCCGAATACACGGGCATCAATGATCGCAGCCTTCAGTATTACTTCAAGCAGCTCCTCGAGCTCGGCTATATCGCACGGCGCTATCCGTTGACCGGCAAGGCGCCCGTCGCGCGCCACGTCCGCTACGACCTCGAGGATCCGCTGCTCCGCTTCTGGTTCAGGTTCGTCTACCCGAACTTCAGCTACATCGCCCAGATGGGGCCCGCGCGCGCCATGGCGGACCGCATCCGGCCCGGGCTCGACGCCTACTTCGGCCTTTGCTTCGAAAGAATGTGCCGCGAAGCGCTGCCCGCGCTCTATGCCCAGGAGGGAGTCTCCTCCGCATACGAGATTGGCGAATACTGGGATCGCGACGTGCAAATCGACGTGGTCGGCCTCCGCGACGACGGCTTCACCGATCTCGGCGAGTGCAGGTGGGGCCCTCCGCCCTCCCCCGCCGCGCTCGAGGAGGAGCTCGACGCGAGGGTCGCTCGATTCCCGAACCAGCGCGGAGCTTCGATTGGAAGGCGCATCTTCGTGCGGGAACGCCCGCCCTCGCGCGGGAACGCCCCAGGCTGGCACGACCTCGAAGACCTCTACGCGGAGCCGTCAGCGCCGCGCGCCGGAGGGAAGAAGCGCCGCTCTCGCCGCCCGAAATGACAGAGGCCGGCGCTCTGGCCGGCCTCGTCGATGGCTGAAGGGTCCCCGCGGGACCGCAGATGTCAGAGCTTGCTGACGAGCGCGTCGCCGAGCTTCGGCTGGTCGATCTTGCCCAGCCAGATGCTCCAGACCGCCTTCATGAACTCGGCGCCCTCGACCGTCGCCGACCCGCCGCCGCCCACGCTCACCGTGGTCGCCTTCTTCGCGGCGTCGTACGCGATGGTGACCTTGGCGTTTTCCTTGAGCTCGGCCGAGAATGCCGAGACGAATTTGTTGATCTTGCCGCTGTCCGAGTAGCCGTTCAGCGCGAACGCTTCCCTCAGCGTCGAGACGACCTTCTCGTGATCGACATCGCGAAGCATCGTCCACTGGAACTTCTTGTCGACGTCGGCGTCGATGACCGCCCTCTTCGACTTCGCCTCCGGGACCTGCTTCATGAAGTGCGAGATCTTGTAGACGTTCACGTCGACGAAAACGACGGTCTTGACCCGCGTCCCCGTGCCCGTGTGCTTCCACTCCCCTTCCTCGGCGAAAAGCGAGGTGGCGAAGAGAAACATGGCCGACACGACCATGAGGAAGAGGGGAATCTGTCTCCGGGTGAGATGCATCGCGATGACCTCCGCCGGGTTGGGTGCAGCGCCCTGGACCACGCGGCAGAACGCGCGGCGGCGCCAGGAGGCCCCGGCCCTCGTTTGACGTCAAACCACGTTCCTCGATGCTACGTCAAGCGTCGATGATCCCGACTTTTTCATAACGTCGTGCGTCATCGCTCTGACCGTGCGTCATCATCGGACCATTCGAAGGATCGCGACGCTCCTGCGGGGGTGGTAACCTCCGGCCCGTGGTGACCATCGAGCTGTACGGCGTCGCCCGCCTGCGCGCAGGCCGCGCCGAGATCGAGGTCGAGGCCCGCTCGCTCGCCGAGGCCTTTGCCGCCCTCGGCGCCGCTTGCCCCGCCCTCGTCCCCGCAATCGTCACGGGCGAACGCCTGTCGCCGAGCTGGCTCGTCGCGTTGAATGGAGCGCAGATCACCGTCGATCCATCCACGCCGCTCGAGGACGGCGACCGGCTCGTCCTGGTTTCCGCCGACGCCGGGGGCTAGAAACGAGAGGATGAGCCGGGGCGGGTTTTTCGGGCGCTACCTGTGCGTGGATCTTGGTCGCCAGACGGCCGAGGCCGTCCCCATCGAGGAACGAACGCTCCGGGCCGTGATCGGCGGGGTGGGGCTCGGGGCGCTGCTGCTCCTGCAGCAAACGCCGGCACGCTTCGACCCGCTCGGACCCGAGGCGGCGCTCGTCTTCGCCTTCGGTCCGCTCGCGGGCACGCCGCTCACGACCTCCGCCAAGCTCGCCGTCGTGGCCAAATCGCCGCTCACGGGGCGAATCTCCGACGGGCTGTCGTCTTCCGACTTCGCGCTCGCGGGCAAGCGCGCGGGCTTCGATGCGATCGTGATCGTCGGCGCCGCCCCTGGGCCCTCGGTGCTGCTCATCGACGACGGCCGCATCGAGATCGTCCCGCGCCCCGACCTCTGGGGCCAGGATCTGTCCGTCTCCGAGGTCACGGCGCGTCTCGCGCAGGACCATCCCGAGCACGCGTTCACGGTGACGGGCGTCGCGGGCGAGCACCTGGTCCGCTTCGCGAGCCTCGCCAATGATGGACGCCACGCCGGGCGCGGCGGGCTCGGGGCCGTGCTCGGGTCGAAGCGAATCAAGGCGGTCGGCGTGCGCGGGACGGGGCGCGTGCCGCTCGCCGATGCGAAGGAGACGGTGCGGATCGCCAAGGATCTCGCGCGCCGATCGCTCGGGCCCGCGACCGAAAAGTACCGCGAACTCGGGACGGTGGCGAACGTCGCGACATTCAACCGGCTCGCCGCGCTGCCCACGCGAAACTTCCAGGCGAGCACCTTCGAGGACGCCTCGCGCCTGTCCGGCGAGAGCTTGCGCGTCGATCGCGAAAAGGCGCGCGGGTCTTGCAAGAATTGCACGATCGGCTGCGAGCACTTTTACGAGGTTCGTCCGGGTGAAGCGCCGGTGAAAGCCGAGTACGAGAACGTCTTCGCCCTCGGGCCGCTCTGCGGGATCGGCGATCCCGAAAAGGTGCTGGCGGCGTCGCGGGCTTGCGATGAGCTCGGGCTCGACACGATCTCGTCTGGCGGGACGATCGCCTTCG includes:
- a CDS encoding flavin-containing monooxygenase, translating into MREESEVVIVGAGPSGLSVGACLRARGVPFVMLEREAAVGPAWRRHYDRLHLHTVKQFSSLPRMPWPEGTPTYPSRAEFVAYLEAYAQRFGLVPRFGEDVRSARREGDGFLVRTAEKEYRARSLVVATGLNRVPYVPSWPGQGAFEGTLVHSSAYKNGAAFQGKRALVVGTGNSGAEIALDLWEHGARPTISVRGPVHVVPRDMNGIPSQVTSLFLFSKMPPALADKISLFVLDRVVGDLSRHGFVRPELGPISQVVFQRRIPLIDVGTVELVKQGHIEVAKEVQSFGAREVTFVDGARRPFDLVVLATGYRTGIADVLEGAEGWLDERGYPRHFGAPVPDAPGLYFIGFRNPLTGQIHDIAIEAERIAGFVAKEGRS
- a CDS encoding aminotransferase class I/II-fold pyridoxal phosphate-dependent enzyme; this encodes MARPPFTRRTAWDRTENPLSALIAVARAQGRDLVDLTESNPTRCHIADTAPLVSLLGHARGASYAPLPLGHPAAREAVAAAFRERGLMACADRVVLSASTSEAYGWLFKLLCERGDRVLVPSPSYPLFDFLARLEDVELVPYPLVAEEGWRIDLGAVERAADEAEGRARAIVLVHPNNPTGTFVRRAESQALEAIAAARGMALIVDEVFAEFPHGALPPDRLSSFAGEREALTFVLGGLSKSLLLPQLKLGWTLACGPDDLVAEALGRLEFLADTYLSVATPVQLALPEILARRHSIQAAARARTAANLAALDRAIARAGEEAAVRRLPSDGGWCAILEVPRTRSEDEWVEILVRDHGVIVHPGYFFDMDREGALVVSLLPPEETFAAAIGRVVSAVAHG
- a CDS encoding ATP-binding protein, producing MSPEPSPDFVGRDAELAMLEAEHTAERSSFVPIYGRRRVGKSELILRFLKGRPGIYFLGKQAQAGLQIREFLEEAAVVLGEPLLATFPAESWKAALEAVVSRWSGPGKLVLCLDEFQWTVERSPELPSVLQELWDLKWRTSRRVMLILCGSYVGFMEREVRGKKSPLFGRRTAQILLRPFGYREAALFHPGYSIIDRARAYFVCGGIPLYLRCFSPRRSIEANVAAALLTEFAPLHREPDFLLREELREVESYYAILLAMASGARTSRAIAEYTGINDRSLQYYFKQLLELGYIARRYPLTGKAPVARHVRYDLEDPLLRFWFRFVYPNFSYIAQMGPARAMADRIRPGLDAYFGLCFERMCREALPALYAQEGVSSAYEIGEYWDRDVQIDVVGLRDDGFTDLGECRWGPPPSPAALEEELDARVARFPNQRGASIGRRIFVRERPPSRGNAPGWHDLEDLYAEPSAPRAGGKKRRSRRPK
- a CDS encoding chalcone isomerase family protein codes for the protein MHLTRRQIPLFLMVVSAMFLFATSLFAEEGEWKHTGTGTRVKTVVFVDVNVYKISHFMKQVPEAKSKRAVIDADVDKKFQWTMLRDVDHEKVVSTLREAFALNGYSDSGKINKFVSAFSAELKENAKVTIAYDAAKKATTVSVGGGGSATVEGAEFMKAVWSIWLGKIDQPKLGDALVSKL
- a CDS encoding MoaD/ThiS family protein; the protein is MVTIELYGVARLRAGRAEIEVEARSLAEAFAALGAACPALVPAIVTGERLSPSWLVALNGAQITVDPSTPLEDGDRLVLVSADAGG
- a CDS encoding aldehyde ferredoxin oxidoreductase family protein; its protein translation is MSRGGFFGRYLCVDLGRQTAEAVPIEERTLRAVIGGVGLGALLLLQQTPARFDPLGPEAALVFAFGPLAGTPLTTSAKLAVVAKSPLTGRISDGLSSSDFALAGKRAGFDAIVIVGAAPGPSVLLIDDGRIEIVPRPDLWGQDLSVSEVTARLAQDHPEHAFTVTGVAGEHLVRFASLANDGRHAGRGGLGAVLGSKRIKAVGVRGTGRVPLADAKETVRIAKDLARRSLGPATEKYRELGTVANVATFNRLAALPTRNFQASTFEDASRLSGESLRVDREKARGSCKNCTIGCEHFYEVRPGEAPVKAEYENVFALGPLCGIGDPEKVLAASRACDELGLDTISSGGTIAFAMECAERGLFPEGPLAEEARGLGFGDAERLLGLLEDIARRRGALGDLLAEGSRRAADRIGGEAPSFAPHVKGLEIPGYEPRALQTMALGFAVGSRGADHNRSGAYEADFSGKVNRLAPGPEAVPLAIDAEDRAAVMDSLILCKFLRRALDHFHAEAAEMLRAVTGFPFGADDMRATARRIVLMRRIFNQREGWTPAEDTLPARFFEAPLPGGATKGAVLSRERLDAMIRAYHAERGWGEDGMVAEDALAELGIDLGGASTHD